The Orrella daihaiensis genome contains the following window.
ATCGTTGCCATCGCATCCAGCGCTGGCAGGCGCGCCTGCATGATGACGGGCAATACACTGGTCAGATCGCTGAATAAGCCCAATCGAAGTCTGGTGTTAGCGGTCAAGTGCAAGGCGATGTCACCGCCATTGTTGACCCAGGCACGATCGATACCGCTACGCTGGTAGGGCGCTAGGATGTGCTGCGCTACTGAGCCAGCCACCGCTGCCATCGGGGTAATGAAATCCCGATGGGCGAACGGTCGGCATGCTAGCCACATACGCTTGGCCACGGGACCAATCATCGGGTTGGGACGAGAAGGATCCACCGGCTGACGCAAAAGGACCAATTCGGTTACCAGAGTTGGCAGCACTTCTTTAAACAGTCTCTGGGCCTCTTCATGAGCTGCTTGTACCGCTATCGGGTCTCCTTCAGCCTGAACGATGAGGTCGATGGGCCCATGCTGCATATGCAAACGGTTGCCTGGCAATGTTTCAAACATAGGGCCCATGGACGCAGTTCCTATCCGAGCATTGGCGGTTGACCAATCGGCCAGGGATGCGTCGGTGCGATCGACTGCCAGACCCGTGCT
Protein-coding sequences here:
- a CDS encoding UPF0280 family protein, which encodes MGPMFETLPGNRLHMQHGPIDLIVQAEGDPIAVQAAHEEAQRLFKEVLPTLVTELVLLRQPVDPSRPNPMIGPVAKRMWLACRPFAHRDFITPMAAVAGSVAQHILAPYQRSGIDRAWVNNGGDIALHLTANTRLRLGLFSDLTSVLPVIMQARLPALDAMATIVADTGIGGVATSGWAGRSHSLGIADSVTVFAESSALADAGATMIANAVDVEDELIVRRPANLLSDDTDLGDHLVTVGVPRLAPEKVAVALARGKAVAQNYVDAGILQSVVLVCQSQVVSVSQIVQSMGEEALCQA